A region of the Nitrososphaerota archaeon genome:
GAAGATTTACTTAGAACAATGTCTCTTGAAAAAATAGATACGAATTTTATAGACCCTTTTGATACAAATTCTTTTACACTTTTAATAAAAGATGCTAGAATTGTTTCAACAAAAATACGTGCAATTGCTGAAGGAGAAAATCTTATTTTTGGGAGTTCTTGGTTACCATCTAGATTTAAATCTTTTATAAGGAAAGCAGATATTAATACTCTTTATAGATTAATTAAAGTAGATGGATATAGAAAAATAAATATTGGAAAAGTTTCTGGACAAGATTTTTACATAAATGCTGAAGCATTTGATGGAAGATTAACAATCATAACTGGAAAGAAAGAAACTGGAAAATCCCATATAGCAAAAATAATAATTTCTTCACTTATTGAATATGGAGCAAAATGTATAGTATTTGATATTAATGGAGAATATGTAAATTTAAATAAGAATAAGCTAGGAGAGCCAAGTAAATTAGCTAATAAAATTAAAATCCTGATTCCTGGAGAAAACTTTAAAGTAACAATAAAAGATGCTGGATTGAAAGTATTGCTCGATGTTCTTGAGTATGTATATAATACTCCTGGAACAAGTTGTAGAGAATTTGCAAGAATTTGGCATACAATTGAGCATAAAAAGATGTCTTTAACCATTGAAGAGTTAATAGAATTCATACAAAGGGCATCTATTCATGAATCTGTTAGAGACGCATTAATTTCTAGAATGCTTGCATTAAAATCTTCTCGCTTTTTTACGAATAA
Encoded here:
- a CDS encoding ATP-binding protein, with translation MKILKKEKNSIQIICFPEDVEVQKGDYLIAEEENGKYALLQVIDVNYAQTPGILEDLLRTMSLEKIDTNFIDPFDTNSFTLLIKDARIVSTKIRAIAEGENLIFGSSWLPSRFKSFIRKADINTLYRLIKVDGYRKINIGKVSGQDFYINAEAFDGRLTIITGKKETGKSHIAKIIISSLIEYGAKCIVFDINGEYVNLNKNKLGEPSKLANKIKILIPGENFKVTIKDAGLKVLLDVLEYVYNTPGTSCREFARIWHTIEHKKMSLTIEELIEFIQRASIHESVRDALISRMLALKSSRFFTNNENEATSLMDEINSIDDGTLIIIDMKSLIPITRKIVVEYILSKLGSLLKDDRIPPIFLLAEEAHLYIRNTYWDDLVTRMRHFGLFPIFVTNQPDSIPETIYRQADNIFLFNFTNENDLDFISKASRIDSESIKSIVNQLPPKHCFILGYIVGDLPIVVKVRDMDIQTMGMTKKFFKERKSILIQRML